Proteins encoded in a region of the Thunnus thynnus chromosome 8, fThuThy2.1, whole genome shotgun sequence genome:
- the timm44 gene encoding mitochondrial import inner membrane translocase subunit TIM44 isoform X1 — protein sequence MATPLCQCYQKCVRRGLVALPSSYLLLHNRPNVYRIWGFLTSSSQVPQAALLQVRYLSGERGGGRKGFLGEFLDNLKTELNKNKEMKENIKKFREEAKKLEESEALKQARRKYKTIESETVKTSEVLKKKLGNLSETVKEGLEEVTRTEIGKKIKEGMEEAARTAKTSAESVSKSGEKFGKTGAFRAISQGMESVKKEIDDLGHTGPYRPPARLRKRSEFSSKGAVDDNKVFEANEEAMGMVLHKDSKWYQQWKDFKDNNVVFNRFFEMKMKYDESDNAFIRASRAVTDKMTDLIGGLFSKTEMSEVLTEILKVDPSFDKDSFLKQCERDIIPNILEAMIRGELEVLKDWCYEATYSQLAHPIQQAKAMGLQFHSKILDIDNIDLAMGKMMDQGPVLIITFQAQLVMVIRNTKGEVVEGDPEKVLRMMYVWALCRDQEELNPYAAWRLLDISASSTEQIL from the exons ATGGCTACCCCGTTGTGTCAGTGTTACCAG aaaTGTGTAAGAAGGGGCTTGGTGGCATTGCCTTCCTCCTACCTGCTGCTGCACAACAGACCAAATGTCTACAGGATATGGGGGTTCCTCACAAGCTCTTCACAG GTGCCTCAGGCAGCCCTTCTGCAGGTGAGGTATTTATCAGGGGAGAGAGGTGGTGGCAGAAAAGGTTTCCTGGGGGAGTTTCTGGACAACTTGAAGACGGAGCTAAACAAGaacaaggaaatgaaagaaaacatcaagAAGTTCCGAGAAGAGGCCAAAAAACTTGAGGAGTCAGAAGCATTGAAACAAGCTCGAAGAAAATAT AAAACAATTGAGTCTGAAACAGTGAAGACCTCCGAGGTTCTCAAGAAGAAGTTAGGTAACCTCTCAGAGACGGTTAAAGAG ggGCTAGAGGAGGTCACTCGTACAGAAATTGGGAAGAAAATTAAGGAGGGAATGGAGGAGGCAGCCAGAACAGCTAAGACCTCAGCAGAGAGCGTTTCAAAGAGTGGAGAAAAGTTTGGGAAGACTGGTGCGTTCAGAGCAATATCACAG gGCATGGAGAGTGTAAAGAAAGAGATAGATGACCTGGGCCACACTGGCCCATACAGACCTCCTGCCAGACTCAGGAAGAGGAGTGAGTTCTCCTCCAAGGGGGCAGTGGATGACAACAAGGTCTTCGAAGCCAATGA GGAAGCTATGGGTATGGTGCTCCACAAGGACTCAAAGTGGTACCAGCAGTGGAAAGACTTCAAAGACAACAATGTGGTCTTCAACA GGTTCTTTGAAATGAAGATGAAGTACGATGAGAGTGACAACGCTTTCATCAGAGCGTCTCGCGCCGTCACTGATAAGATGACTGACCTCATAG GTGGACTGTTTTCTAAGACTGAGATGTCCGAGGTACTAACAGAGATTTTGAAGGTGGACCCATCCTTTGACAAAGACTCTTTTCTCAAGCAGTGTGAGCGAGATATCATCCCCAATATACTGGAG GCTATGATCAGAGGGGAGCTGGAAGTACTCAAGGACTGGTGTTATGAAGCG ACATACAGCCAGCTGGCACACCCAATTCAGCAAGCCAAGGCCATGGGACTTCAGTTCCACTCTAAGATCTTGGACATTGACAATATTGAT CTGGCCATGGGGAAGATGATGGACCAGGGTCCCGTACTGATTATTACCTTCCAGGCTCAGTTAGTCATGGTAATCCGAAACACCAAaggggaggtggtggagggTGATCCT GAAAAAGTGCTCAGGATGATGTACGTGTGGGCGCTATGTCGAGACCAGGAGGAGCTTAACCCATACGCTGCCTGGAGACTACTTGACATCTCCGCCTCTAGCACCGAACAGATCCTCTAA
- the timm44 gene encoding mitochondrial import inner membrane translocase subunit TIM44 isoform X2, with amino-acid sequence MTTWKCVRRGLVALPSSYLLLHNRPNVYRIWGFLTSSSQVPQAALLQVRYLSGERGGGRKGFLGEFLDNLKTELNKNKEMKENIKKFREEAKKLEESEALKQARRKYKTIESETVKTSEVLKKKLGNLSETVKEGLEEVTRTEIGKKIKEGMEEAARTAKTSAESVSKSGEKFGKTGAFRAISQGMESVKKEIDDLGHTGPYRPPARLRKRSEFSSKGAVDDNKVFEANEEAMGMVLHKDSKWYQQWKDFKDNNVVFNRFFEMKMKYDESDNAFIRASRAVTDKMTDLIGGLFSKTEMSEVLTEILKVDPSFDKDSFLKQCERDIIPNILEAMIRGELEVLKDWCYEATYSQLAHPIQQAKAMGLQFHSKILDIDNIDLAMGKMMDQGPVLIITFQAQLVMVIRNTKGEVVEGDPEKVLRMMYVWALCRDQEELNPYAAWRLLDISASSTEQIL; translated from the exons ATGACAACTTGG aaaTGTGTAAGAAGGGGCTTGGTGGCATTGCCTTCCTCCTACCTGCTGCTGCACAACAGACCAAATGTCTACAGGATATGGGGGTTCCTCACAAGCTCTTCACAG GTGCCTCAGGCAGCCCTTCTGCAGGTGAGGTATTTATCAGGGGAGAGAGGTGGTGGCAGAAAAGGTTTCCTGGGGGAGTTTCTGGACAACTTGAAGACGGAGCTAAACAAGaacaaggaaatgaaagaaaacatcaagAAGTTCCGAGAAGAGGCCAAAAAACTTGAGGAGTCAGAAGCATTGAAACAAGCTCGAAGAAAATAT AAAACAATTGAGTCTGAAACAGTGAAGACCTCCGAGGTTCTCAAGAAGAAGTTAGGTAACCTCTCAGAGACGGTTAAAGAG ggGCTAGAGGAGGTCACTCGTACAGAAATTGGGAAGAAAATTAAGGAGGGAATGGAGGAGGCAGCCAGAACAGCTAAGACCTCAGCAGAGAGCGTTTCAAAGAGTGGAGAAAAGTTTGGGAAGACTGGTGCGTTCAGAGCAATATCACAG gGCATGGAGAGTGTAAAGAAAGAGATAGATGACCTGGGCCACACTGGCCCATACAGACCTCCTGCCAGACTCAGGAAGAGGAGTGAGTTCTCCTCCAAGGGGGCAGTGGATGACAACAAGGTCTTCGAAGCCAATGA GGAAGCTATGGGTATGGTGCTCCACAAGGACTCAAAGTGGTACCAGCAGTGGAAAGACTTCAAAGACAACAATGTGGTCTTCAACA GGTTCTTTGAAATGAAGATGAAGTACGATGAGAGTGACAACGCTTTCATCAGAGCGTCTCGCGCCGTCACTGATAAGATGACTGACCTCATAG GTGGACTGTTTTCTAAGACTGAGATGTCCGAGGTACTAACAGAGATTTTGAAGGTGGACCCATCCTTTGACAAAGACTCTTTTCTCAAGCAGTGTGAGCGAGATATCATCCCCAATATACTGGAG GCTATGATCAGAGGGGAGCTGGAAGTACTCAAGGACTGGTGTTATGAAGCG ACATACAGCCAGCTGGCACACCCAATTCAGCAAGCCAAGGCCATGGGACTTCAGTTCCACTCTAAGATCTTGGACATTGACAATATTGAT CTGGCCATGGGGAAGATGATGGACCAGGGTCCCGTACTGATTATTACCTTCCAGGCTCAGTTAGTCATGGTAATCCGAAACACCAAaggggaggtggtggagggTGATCCT GAAAAAGTGCTCAGGATGATGTACGTGTGGGCGCTATGTCGAGACCAGGAGGAGCTTAACCCATACGCTGCCTGGAGACTACTTGACATCTCCGCCTCTAGCACCGAACAGATCCTCTAA
- the LOC137187765 gene encoding cortexin-1-like: protein MNTFPSFSAPPPNTPTIQSVCKPCLRAPWRMNDVPTLDYELLLSPASSSLPGSPGGGSSSPPLALVGVDNEQRTALAFVGLLMLFLVFLLVRCFRILLDPYSRMPASSWTDHKEGLERGQFDYALV from the coding sequence ATGAACACCTTCCCTTCCTTCTCCGCACCTCCTCCCAACACACCAACCATCCAGTCAGTGTGTAAGCCCTGCCTTCGGGCCCCGTGGAGGATGAACGATGTGCCCACACTTGACTACGAGTTGCTGCTGTCCCCAGCCAGCTCCTCCCTCCCCGGCAGCCCTggtggtggcagcagcagccccCCTCTGGCCTTGGTTGGGGTGGACAATGAGCAGCGCACCGCCTTGGCCTTCGTAGGCCTCCTTATGCTCTTCCTGGTCTTCCTGCTGGTCAGGTGCTTCAGGATcctgctggacccctacagccGCATGCCTGCATCATCCTGGACTGACCACAAGGAGGGGTTGGAGAGGGGTCAGTTTGATTATGCACTGGTGTAG